Proteins encoded together in one Mastacembelus armatus chromosome 15, fMasArm1.2, whole genome shotgun sequence window:
- the LOC113131991 gene encoding uncharacterized protein LOC113131991, which yields METFTQQRRSVTRSCSLRDTLTRSATFHALTLNTDQHQEEEGSPQRRHTVDESASSMPQSKNQNGNFSEKGVTRQMAKSFTELNTDEVCQWFTYIGLQKCLPFIREAKLCGADLASVGMNTLDILHITTSEDREQLLSAIYNELHPPSSITQRLDSLIESVGPNNVETSTAALVSVSKSKSFPHVGCLSRTQRSFTFRNNSQSHIVHKNSPLIEITINASERIVYLRTPKETTMGKIIDLCSKMLGVTEDKSLLALKEKQGSLEELSPDQQIGSLLTSKSRQLELHLCKMEKTTCPASQTSQEVSSTNKNRNKNVKGNQPGKEERIRELKQQVDSLQNVILQVQELHHGLVTFCSELKNMDREVNTGRLGSAELKQRLELVKSRLSDKRKHLHALQDNINNSAAQKTKQLEVRLLEKMTLNCEVFKEEITLVHLNRQVAHLQNTLQESSVKEKKSLAICSLSQLVTPQSPAMLLVVQENRGRDGHYGFTCQYREGSGLVVVKADNSPLCVDDRLMEVNGVPVVNSTQEELDYLLLHGTSAEIVILRQPPRTFTSWQHPHMVRPDPMQTVCPETDVVTVETPPQRKVMAI from the exons ATGGAAACATTTACTCAACAAAGG AGATCAGTAACTCGCTCCTGCAGTCTTCGGGACACACTGACCAGGAGTGCCACCTTCCATGCTTTAACCTTGAACACAGACCAACACCAGGAAGAGGAAGGATCACCGCAGCGACGACACACTGTTGATGAGTCtg CATCATCTATGCCTCAGTCTAAGAATCAGAATGGAAACTTCTCTGAGAAG GGAGTCACCAGGCAAATGGCCAAATCATTCACGGAGCTGAACACAGATGAAGTCTGCCAGTGGTTTACCTACATTGGACTGCAGAAATGTCTCCCTTTCATCAGAG AAGCAAAACTGTGTGGTGCAGACTTAGCTTCTGTAGGTATGAATACGCTGGACATACTCCACATCACCACatcagaagacagagagcagctgCTGTCAGCCATTTACAATGAGCTGCACCCTCCCAGCTCCATCACCCAGAGACTCGACTCTCTGATTG AATCTGTTGGGCCAAATAATGTTGAGACAAGCACTGCAGCACTGGTGTCAGTGAGCAAGTCTAAGTCCTTCCCTCATGTGGGCTGTTTGAGCAGGACTCAACGTTCCTTTACATTCAG AAACAACAGTCAAAGCCACATTGTGCACAAAAATTCTCCGCTGATAGAGATCACTATTAATG CATCAGAGCGGATAGTTTATCTTAGAACTCCAAAGGAAACGACAATGGGAAAAATCATTGATTTATGTAGCAAAATGCTGGGGGTGACAGAAGATAAAAGCCTGCTTGCACTGAAAGAAAAGCAAG GTTCATTGGAGGAGCTCTCACCAGATCAGCAGATTGGGAGTCTACTGACATCCAAGAGCAGACAGTTGGAGCTGCACTTGTGTAAAATG GAGAAAACAACATGCCCTGCCTCCCAGACAAGTCAAGAAGTCAGCAGCACCAACAAAAACCGCAACAAAAATGTCAAGGGAAACCAACCAGGGAAAGAAGAGAGGATCCGAGAGCTAAAACAACAGGTGGACTCACTGCAAAATGTCATCCTTCAG GTACAGGAACTCCACCACGGGCTTGTCACATTTTGCTCAGAGTTAAAAAACATGGACAGAGAGGTGAACACAGGCAGGCTTGGCTCTGCTGAGCTGAAGCAGAGGCTGGAGTTGGTCAAAAGCAGACTCAGCGACAAGAGGAAGCATCTGCACGCCCTCCAAGACAACATTAATAACTCAGCTGCTCAGAAGACAAA ACAGTTGGAAGTTCGCCTCTTGGAAAAGATGACACTGAACTGCGAAGTGTTTAAGGAGGAAATTACCTTGGTCCATCTGAACCGACAGGTGGCTCACCTCCAAAATACTTTGCAAGAAAGCTCTGTTAAG GAGAAAAAGAGTTTGGCCATCTGTAGCCTGAGCCAGCTGGTGACTCCGCAGTCTCCGGCTATGCTGCTGGTTGTACAGGAGAACCGGGGTCGTGATGGCCACTACGGCTTTACATGTCAGTACAGAGAAGGCAGCGGACTAGTGGTGGTCAAAGCAGACAACTCTCCTCTTTGTGTCGATGACAG ACTGATGGAGGTGAACGGAGTACCAGTGGTCAACTCTACACAAGAAGAGCTGGATTACCTCCTACTTCATGGAACCAGTGCTGAAATTGTTATCCTTCGCCAGCCCCCACGCACCTTCACCTCCTGGCAGCACCCTCACATGGTTCGTCCTGATCCCATGCAAACAGTATGTCCTGAAACAGATGTGGTCACCGTGGAAACCCCTCCACAGAGGAAGGTGATGGCCATCTGA